In one window of Candidatus Methylomirabilis limnetica DNA:
- a CDS encoding YgiT-type zinc finger protein, protein MMKETMIETQVTYTLEYGGKFYLVEHVPARVCRETGEQHFAPETVEHIQALIRSKKTPEKVIETPVYEYA, encoded by the coding sequence ATGATGAAAGAAACGATGATCGAAACGCAAGTCACGTACACGCTGGAATACGGCGGCAAGTTCTACTTGGTTGAACACGTGCCGGCCCGTGTTTGCCGAGAAACGGGTGAGCAGCACTTTGCCCCCGAGACAGTGGAACATATCCAAGCTCTGATCAGGAGCAAGAAGACTCCAGAGAAAGTCATCGAGACCCCCGTGTACGAGTACGCATGA